A single region of the Podospora pseudopauciseta strain CBS 411.78 chromosome 1, whole genome shotgun sequence genome encodes:
- a CDS encoding hypothetical protein (BUSCO:EOG09265KSE; EggNog:ENOG503P6TA) produces the protein MSGLRHNSYYDKKLAQSPALVRARRPYLFKNALTGLALVGITASIYTYTLMAVGQDDFEDVKVPDVPVQPAKK, from the exons ATGTCAGG ACTTAGGCATAACTCATACTACGACAAGAAGCTGGCCCAATCGCCAGCTCTTGTCCGCGCCCGCCGGCCCTACCTCTTCAAGAACGCCCTTACCGGTCTCGCCCTGGTAGGAATCACTGCTAGTATCT ACACATATACCCTCATGGCGGTCGGCCAAGACGATTTCGAAGACGTCAAGGTACCTGATGTGCCTGTGCAACCTGCGAAGAAATGA
- a CDS encoding hypothetical protein (COG:S; EggNog:ENOG503PFM4), whose translation MGSNTSRPRRCQVVAMPPETITIRNLTITPLELTLVERLEPPLAFIILPQESNLGLNNITRMIAGRGGRSSPASSNNNSGCNNPFHHDPKPRLVTASQALSVPLAPFTESPTTVFPPSGDCHHQGEQLRLTFSETTCPSNRYTCEIPGLSEKSIELVFIGENNATAKEITAIYLPHVPYLALFSSAQLASWMSKLPDEIPLSSLSIPGTHNSATCHVALPSVRCQAVTVTEQLDNGVRFLDVRVNCPNLDVDQPERPELALVHAAFPVALSGARYLSGLLEEVYCFLEERPTETVIMSLKREGTGRGGDQLFGKILRKWYLGSDRWYTKGRIPSLGEVRGKVVLIRRFCCEGLGEEEGGIDGSVWPDNVADGVCGSGRIRIQDFYEVGRVEQIESKIDYACRELERSARMCLKLPCGVEELRAQREEMPLYINFLSASSFFNSSLWPDRIAGKVNPRMVEYLCRNHAVEGRGGLGDKVVGDAATGVVVTDWVGHGGDWDLVRCIVGWNARLQLKI comes from the coding sequence atggGCTCAAACACCTCCCGTCCCCGGCGCTGCCAGGTAGTTGCCATGCCCCCCGAAACAATCACCATCCgcaacctcaccatcacaccCCTGGAGCTCACGCTCGTCGAGCGCCTCGAGCCACCACTcgccttcatcatcctcccccaggAGAGCAACCTCGGGCTGAATAACATCACCCGCATGATCGCCGGCCGGGGAGGCCgttcctcccccgcctcttccaacaacaactccGGAtgcaacaaccccttccaccacGACCCAAAACCCCGGCTCGTAACCGCCAGCCAGGCCCTCTCCGTCCCTTTGGCGCCCTTTACGGAATCCCCAACGACCGTCTTCCCCCCGTCAGGAgactgccaccaccaagggGAGCAACTCCGTCTCACCTTTTCAGAAACAACCTGCCCATCCAACAGATACACCTGCGAAATACCGGGCTTATCCGAAAAATCTATCGAGCTGGTTTTTATCGGTGAGAACAATGCCACGGCCAAGGAGATTACCGCGATTTACCTCCCTCATGTGCCTTACCTCGCCCTGTTTTCCTCTGCACAGCTTGCGAGCTGGATGTCAAAACTGCCGGATGAGATACCGCTCAGTTCGCTGAGCATACCCGGCACGCACAACAGTGCTACATGTCATGTGGCCTTGCCTAGCGTGCGATGCCAGGCGGTGACCGTGACGGAGCAGCTGGACAATGGGGTTAGGTTTTTGGACGTGAGGGTCAACTGCCCTAATTTGGATGTCGACCAGCCCGAGAGGCCGGAGCTGGCGTTGGTGCATGCTGCTTTTCCTGTTGCGCTGAGCGGGGCGAGGTATTTGAGTgggttgctggaggaggtttaTTGTTTCCTAGAGGAGAGGCCGACGGAGACGGTGATCATGTCACTGAAAAgggaggggacggggagggggggtgatCAGTTGTTTGGGAAGATTTTGAGAAAGTGGTATCTGGGGAGTGATAGGTGGTATACGAAGGGGAGGATACCCAgtctgggggaggtgagggggaaggtggtgCTAATCAGGAGGTTTTGTTGTGAggggctgggggaggaggagggggggattgATGGGTCAGTATGGCCGGATAATGTGGCGGATGGGGTTTGCGGTTCGGGGAGGATCAGGATACAGGATTTTTATgaggttgggagggtggagCAGATTGAGAGTAAGATTGACTATGCTTGtcgggagctggagaggtcGGCGAGGATGTGCTTGAAGTTGCCGtgtggggtggaggagttgagggcacagagggaggagatgccGCTTTATATCAACTTTTTGTCGGCGTCGAGCTTTTTCAACTCGAGTCTTTGGCCGGATCGTATTGCGGGAAAGGTCAATCCGAGGATGGTTGAGTATCTTTGTCGGAACCATGCTGtagaagggagggggggtttgggggataaggtggtgggtgatgcggcgactggggtggtggtgacggatTGGGTTGGGCATGGGGGTGATTGGGATTTGGTGAGGTGTATTGTCGGGTGGAATGCCAGGTTGCAGCTGAAGATCTAG
- a CDS encoding hypothetical protein (COG:S; EggNog:ENOG503NXKR) produces MSPSAGGVLATAALRALRKNLASTSKMVAKLVRSKLAATRATVAELQPIAIRSNARQPIHPAAFLRQQKRAGGSKWYSTANFNAAVRRYLSTGNAGQSNAGGFRFDRSKLPISNTSRAVSQLTSRAPFASTLRPNLTGGALPRTAGGYAMPGCGRTGGARFFSHTPAAPAQVVQNVSQAMRAFWLSGQRARYDGLGPNGEKRYRAVGATQEAARARMGYTPRNAPGSFIDFQVGPTITALSPLGAALPLGAAAAKGATTLNKEGFLDVLSVDFARVLKDLAAVMTDLKKVADLGDLPIALEKGNVLRIRFPGVDAQTVERLCDDIGVQRGVIGQDPDFDASAGVPVALRFPFAPGGSCANTITSPGGSLRSHDSESSDIEEAFFVKEIEENPWHLSSLEDYEEGYESATPLDLGSSNSGDYEGLEGIYRFIEECDRAKGLL; encoded by the coding sequence ATGTCTCCGTCCGCCGGAGGCGTGCTGGCTACGGCCGCACTGCGAGCACTTCGCAAGAATCTCGCAAGCACCTCCAAAATGGTGGCCAAGCTCGTCCGCTCCAAGCTCGCCGCCACCCGAGCCACTGTTGCCGAACTTCAACCCATCGCCATTCGAAGCAACGCGCGCCAGCCTATTCACCCTGCAGCCTTTCTGCGTCAGCAAAAGCGCGCCGGAGGATCAAAGTGGTATTCTACTGCCAACTTCAACGCTGCCGTTCGTCGTTACCTCAGCACCGGCAATGCCGGTCAATCGAATGCCGGTGGCTTCCGCTTTGATCGTTCCAAGCttcccatctccaacacTTCCCGAGCTGTATCCCAGCTCACCTCTCGGGCACCATTCGCATCCACTCTTCGCCCCAATCTCACCGGTGGTGCTCTTCCAAGAACAGCTGGAGGATATGCGATGCCTGGTTGTGGACGAACTGGAGGAGCGCGATTCTTCAGCCATACTCCCGCGGCTCCGGCTCAGGTGGTTCAGAATGTGAGCCAAGCCATGAGGGCTTTCTGGCTTTCTGGCCAGCGGGCAAGATACGACGGTCTTGGACCCAACGGCGAGAAGAGGTATCGAGCTGTAGGTGCTACTCAGGAGGCAGCGCGTGCTCGCATGGGTTACACCCCTCGAAATGCCCCTGGATCATTCATCGACTTCCAGGTTGGTCCCACGATCACCGCTCTCAGCCCTCTCGGTGCTGCTCTTCCCCTCGGAGCTGCTGCCGCCAAGGGCGCTACCACCCTCAATAAGGAAGGCTTTCTAGACGTTCTGTCCGTTGATTTCGCGCGTGTCCTCAAGGATCTCGCCGCCGTCATGACTGATCTGAAGAAAGTGGCTGACCTGGGGGACCTACCAATCGCATTGGAAAAGGGCAACGTTCTGAGGATACGATTCCCAGGTGTCGACGCGCAAACGGTTGAACGCTTGTGTGATGACATCGGTGTCCAACGGGGCGTTATTGGGCAGGACCCAGACTTTGATGCCAGTGCCGGGGTGCCAGTCGCGCTTCGGTTCCCTTTTGCACCAGGTGGAAGCTGTGCTAATACAATAACTTCCCCTGGGGGATCGCTTCGGTCACACGATTCCGAGTCTTCAGATATCGAAGAGGCGTTCTTTGTGAAGGAGATCGAAGAGAACCCTTGGCACTTGTCCTCGCTGGAAGATTATGAAGAAGGCTATGAGAGTGCCACGCCGCTTGATCTTGGTTCGAGCAACTCAGGGGATTATGAAGGACTCGAAGGCATATACCGCTTCATTGAAGAGTGCGATCGAGCAAAGGGGTTACTCTGA
- the NOP12 gene encoding Nucleolar protein 12 (COG:A; BUSCO:EOG09264IQ7; EggNog:ENOG503NYK7) — MAKSKSLSAPSKAVDPALDSLFSTSAGPVQAPPKSRYSELPPPKSDDAPEESDEEDEDEEDEDEDDEELSELEDGADLEDLVDMEASEESGEEDDNDSENDEDDEDEDDASDSMSVDDEAEAAEVLESAAAKSKAEDEDGRKRKRKQRNDDEDLEAKYFERLQEEDEEERSGKRRKDANGKAAAIEKTEKTGDKDSDLDSDAEVPKHESLTANDAASELEKANRTVFLSNVSLEATTSRTAKKTLLKHLASILDPKADPPQKVESIRFRSTAFATAAIPKRAAFIKKEVMEATTKCTNAYAVYSTPQAVRLAVQKLNGTVVLDRHLRVDSVAHPAPVDHKRCVFVGNLGFVDDETVLNVKVDDEGNQTTTKKKRTKQPMDVEEGLWRVFGKEAGKVESVRVVRDNVTRVGKGIAYVQFYDGNDVEKAILLEGKKFPPMLPRELRVSRCKALHKTARALEAKHGKAGPPSKEDRKGRKGSSYVPKITPEDKTLAGRAGKLLGRGGAAKLNGGDKRKDRKDRPRRESAGAPQSQPSGIRPPEDFVFEGKRASAKDGKPKDLKFKGARNGEKRGYKKKTGPGGPTGRGAARAAKWREGGAKK, encoded by the exons atggcGAAAAG CAAATCTCTCTCAGCGCCTTCGAAGGCTGTCGACCCAGCCCTTGACTCTTTGTTTTCCACCAGT GCTGGCCCAGTTCAAGCGCCCCCGAAGTCTCGCTATTCCGAATTGCCACCCCCGAAATCAGATGACGCCCCTGAAGAGTCggacgaagaagatgaggacgaggaggacgaggatgaggatgacgaagaACTCTCGGAATTAGAGGATGGTGCCGACCTTGAAGATCTTGTTGATATGGAAGCCAGCGAAGAGTCtggcgaagaggatgatAACGACTCCGAAAacgacgaagatgacgaagacgaagatgatgCCAGCGATAGCATGAGCGTGGatgacgaggccgaggccgcaGAGGTTTTGgaatcagcagcagcaaaaagtaaggccgaggatgaggatggacgTAAGAGAAAGCGGAAACAACGGAATGATGACGAAGATCTTGAGGCCAAATACTTTGAGCGTCttcaggaggaggatgaggaggagcgaTCTGGGAAACGGCGCAAGGATGCGAACGGGAAGGCTGCGGCCATTGAGAAGACTGAGAAGACCGGCGACAAGGACTCAGACTTGGACTCAGACGCCGAGGTCCCCAAGCACGAATCTCTGACAGCCAACGATGCAGCTTCAGAGCTTGAGAAGGCAAACCGCACCGTATTCCTCAGCAACGTCTCCTTGGAGGCGACCACTTCGCGCACAGCCAAGAAGACTCTTTTAAAGCACCTTGCCTCGATTTTGGATCCGAAAGCCGACCCTCCCCAGAAGGTGGAATCTATCCGCTTCCGCTCAACAGCTTTTGCCACTGCTGCTATCCCTAAGCGTGCGGCGttcatcaagaaggaggttaTGGAGGCGACAACAAAGTGCACCAATGCCTATGCTGTCTACAGCACCCCTCAGGCTGTTCGTCTTGCAGTACAGAAATTGAATGGCACTGTGGTGTTGGACCGCCATCTCAGAGTGGACAGTGTCGCCCATCCAGCCCCCGTCGACCATAAGCGCTGCGTTTTTGTTGGTAACCTCGGTTTCGTTGACGATGAGACTGTACTGAACGTCAAGGTTGATGACGAGGGTAACCAAACGActacgaagaagaagaggaccAAGCAGCCTAtggatgtcgaggaggggcTGTGGCGCGTCTTTGGCAAGGAGGCCGGCAAGGTCGAAAGCGTCCGGGTTGTCAGAGACAACGTCACCCGTGTCGGCAAGGGCATTGCTTATGTCCAGTTCTATGACGGAAACGACGTCGAGAAGGCCATTCTGCTGGAAGGAAAGAAGTTTCCCCCTATGCTCCCCCGCGAGCTCCGCGTATCGAGATGCAAGGCTCTTCACAAGACGGCCAGGGCTTTGGAGGCGAAGCACGGCAAGGCTGGTCCCCCATCAAAGGAAGATCGCAAGGGCAGGAAGGGCTCCAGCTATGTCCCCAAGATCACACCCGAAGACAAGACATTGGCTGGCAGAGCGGGTAAGCTTCTTGGTAGAGGCGGTGCTGCCAAGTTGAATGGCGGGGACAAGAGAAAGGACAGGAAAGACAGGCCTCGTCGGGAGTCAGCTGGTGCTCCGCAAAGCCAACCTAGTGGCATTAGACCACCAGAAGACTTTGTCTTTGAGGGTAAACGCGCAAGTGCCAAGGACGGAAAGCCAAAAGACCTGAAGTTCAAGGGTGCCAGAAATGGTGAGAAGAGAGGgtacaagaagaagacgggcCCAGGTGGCCCGACTGGCAGAGGTGCTGCGAGAGCGGCCAAGTGGAGGGAAGGTGGCGCAAAGAAATAA
- a CDS encoding hypothetical protein (EggNog:ENOG503P6Y9) yields the protein MRFSALAIAALATSATAFPTLGSIFSRQAEKACMTEAEAKEIVDIYVRLISNYQPEDCEKYCASDFVDRSDSINTFIFRPLGEPTFATKEIFMEAQLSNPPFPVVVDVVDAVACEAIALRWHATFGAANLPSRGITIIGTTKREGHWQIRSLDLEFNSLIWLLNMGGSYVWEG from the coding sequence atgCGCTTCTCCGCTCTTgccatcgccgccctcgccaccTCGGCGACGGCCTTTCCCACCTTGGGCTCAATCTTCTCCCGCCAGGCTGAAAAGGCCTGCATGACTGAGGCTGAAGCCAAGGAAATCGTCGACATCTATGTCCGCCTCATCTCCAACTACCAGCCTGAGGACTGCGAGAAGTACTGCGCTTCCGACTTTGTCGACCGCTCCGACAGCATCAACACCTTCATCTTCCGCCCTCTCGGCGAGCCCACCTTCGCGACCAAGGAGATCTTCATGGAGGCGCAACTCTCcaaccctcccttccctgTTGTTGTCGACGTGGTCGACGCCGTCGCCTGCGAGGCCATTGCGCTCCGCTGGCACGCTACCTTCGGCGCCGCCAACCTGCCCAGCAGaggcatcaccatcatcggcaCCACCAAGCGCGAGGGTCACTGGCAAATCAGGAGCCTCGACCTCGAGTTCAACAGCCTGATCTGGCTCCTCAACATGGGCGGCTCCTACGTGTGGGAGGGCTAA
- a CDS encoding hypothetical protein (COG:S; EggNog:ENOG503PEI3): protein MRYSVVTLLGLASAALAQWDPTDGFNVVSKPSFDEVIPAGKAYNIAWAPTEEFPEAITIKLYGGKARNSLDVVATIASGVDSAEGTYSWDVPADLGSAVVYGIRIDSETNSTRFQWGNPFTIKAGKATLTTSGSTASATESSVTSTKASSTTSSVETKTTLTTTFSANISSTTAPAETTVTSVIDEEEVTTTTAAATTSSTAIPTGAGVRAVGGASSFALLGGVALAVLAF from the exons ATGCGTTACTCCGTTGTCACTCTTCTCGGTCTCGCCAGCGCTGCCCTGGCCCAGTGGGATCCCACTGATGGTTTCAACGTCGTCTCCAAGCCTTCCTTTGACGAGGTCATCCCCGCTGGCAAGGCTTACAATATCGCGTGGGCCCCGACTGAGGAGTTCCCTGaggccatcaccatcaagctcTATGGCGGAAAGGCCCGTAACAGCCTAGACGTCGTGGCCACCATCGCCT CTGGTGTCGATAGTGCTGAAGGCACTTACAGCTGGGACGTCCCCGCTGACTTGGGCTCTGCCGTTGTCTACGGTATCCGCATCGATTCGGAGACCAACAGCACCAGGTTCCAATGGGGCAACCCCTTCACCATCAAGGCGGGCAAGGCGACCCTCACTACCAGTGGAAGCACTGCTTCTGCTACCGAGTCCAGCGTCACCAGCACCAAGGCTAGCTCAACCACGTCCTCTGTTGAGACCAAGACCACCttgaccaccaccttctccgccaacatctcctccaccaccgctcccGCCGAGACCACCGTCACTTCCGTgatcgacgaggaggaggtcaccaccaccactgccgccgCTACTACTTCCTCCACTGCCATTCCTACCGGTGCCGGTGTTCGTGCCGTTGGTGGCGCCAGCTCTTTTGCCCTTCTCGGTGGTGTCGCCCTCGCCGTTCTTGCTTTCTAA
- the DEP1 gene encoding Transcriptional regulatory protein (COG:S; EggNog:ENOG503Q3P2): protein MATGDTVLPLAVSSPPPHLLDNSPSNLSSPLSEVEDKYGDHDEPDLEMKDDESNAQSTPKRNGAHGVPESDLASEPDEDSKLSEVDVNDSEAETERLFDTPPKNGATRDIVNAADGAGTRRFTDRRERVFERSPSKLQQQLQADIDAEDTPTANNSSEDEEAEDDGDVSMASSDREDEPTKRPSRQLPPLSPTQAKKNQIITFTKQPVSQANSDDSSESKKRKRSSVVELPEAEQPPKKRAASIDPADREFSAGDVPMVDDDVLSTAPQSGEHTAEEDNIEESVVPEEVKNTPVESVEEAVATSTRGKKGKRSPVKRRKSKSPEAGTPLEAPDEPPEDADVPSGVPTPQPEDRTADEIDEEAEAAHRNEEELERKKAAWEELAAIEKQFSNFRERLYQERLDQLNREEEMLLSDTPTHHELLAMLQCLEERRAETIRKSNLELQFKMSVLNHRAVAERAQIMSQFYQSVRAEREKTIEGLGQDWYDIQQERRRLTSVIPEYGLGFPATKAQAVRQAVSYTREVSILSGFAKHVGFPAAPTISGVTEEQLEDDLEAIASAREPVPRPIVNPPPTFPQDLTAGFGPSLGLAGEQFIEQTPWLNPRHPAHRQQQPHRREQNLQHVFAPGPVQGSTPKSHSQQPGGLFSSSTSMIPNGDSPAQLHKNHSPSTVEAIKRTKLGPEPFRRDPAIQAS from the exons ATGGCCACCGGTGACACCGTTTTGCCTTTGGCAGTGTCgagccctcctccacacctGCTGGACAACAGCCCCAGCAACCTCTCGAGTCCTTTGAGCGAGGTCGAGGACAAGTACGGCGACCATGACGAGCCGGATCTTGAAATGAAAGATGACGAAAGCAATGCACAGAGCACACCCAAAAGAAACGGAGCTCATGGCGTACCGGAATCCGATCTCGCTTCAGAGCCAGACGAGGACAGCAAACTGTCCGAGGTGGACGTCAATGACTCCGAAGCAGAAACCGAAAGATTATTCGATACACCTCCAAAGAACGGCGCGACACGCGACATTGTGAACGCCGCCGATGGTGCGGGAACCCGACGATTCACCGATCGGCGCGAGCGGGTCTTTGAGCGAAGCCCCAGCAagctccaacagcagctccaAGCCGACATAGACGCTGAAGATACTCCCACCGCGAACAATAGttccgaggatgaggaggcagaagacgacggcgacgTGTCAATGGCATCGAGTGATCGCGAGGACGAGCCCACAAAGAGACCATCACGACAGCTGCCACCACTGTCGCCTACACAAGCCAAAAAGAACCAAATAATCACATTTACCAAACAACCGGTATCACAAGCCAACAGCGATGATTCGAGCGAGTCTAAGAAACGAAAGCGATCCTCGGTTGTCGAGCTACCAGAAGCCGAGCAGCCTCCCAAGAAGCGAGCTGCCTCGATTGACCCCGCCGACCGCGAGTTCTCCGCCGGTGACGTCCCGAtggttgacgatgatgtgCTATCGACGGCTCCGCAAAGCGGGGAACATaccgccgaggaggataaCATTGAGGAATCGGTCGTCCCCGAGGAGGTCAAAAATACACCCGTGGAGTCTGTTGAAGAGGCCGTTGCGACGTCAACTAGAGGCAAAAAAGGGAAACGCAGTCCCGTAAAACGACGAAAGAGCAAAAGTCCTGAAGCCGGCACACCTTTGGAAGCTCCAGATGAGCCACCCGAAGATGCCGACGTTCCCAGCGGTGTGCCGACGCCTCAGCCAGAGGATCGCACGGCCGACGAAATCGACGAAGAGGCCGAGGCAGCACACAGAAACGAAGAAGAGT TGGAGCGCAAAAAGGCAGCCTGGGAAGAGCTTGCCGCCATTGAGAAGCAATTCTCTAACTTTCGGGAGCG TCTATACCAGGAACGCTTAGACCAGCTTAACCGCGAGGAAGAGATGCTGCTGAGTGACACTCCTACACATCACGAACTCCTCGCAATGCTACAATGTCTCGAAGAGCGCCGAGCGGAAACAATACGGAAGAGCAACCTCGAATTGCAGTTCAAAATGTCTGTACTCAACCATCGAGCGGTCGCGGAGCGGGCACAAATCATGTCGCAGTTCTATCAGTCTGTGCGGGCCgaaagagaaaagacaaTTGAGGGTCTTGGCCAAGACTGGTACGACATTCAACAAGAAAGAAGACGGTTGACAAGTGTCATTCCGGAATACGGCCTGGGGTTCCCAGCAACAAAGGCCCAGGCCGTCAGACAAGCCGTGTCTTACACAAGAGAGGTGTCGATACTTTCTGGGTTTGCGAAACATGTCGGCTTTCCGGCTGCGCCCACGATATCAGGGGTCACAGAAGAACAGCTGGAGGACGATCTGGAAGCTATTGCA AGCGCTCGTGAGCCGGTACCTAGACCGATCGTCAACCCTCCTCCGACATTCCCTCAGGACCTGACGGCAGGATTTGGGCCTTCGCTTGGCCTTGCAGGAGAGCAGTTTATTGAGCAAACACCTTGGCTCAACCCTCGGCACCCAGCACatcgacaacagcaaccgcaCCGACGAGAACAAAACCTACAGCACGTTTTTGCGCCCGGGCCAGTGCAAGGATCAACACCCAAAAGCCACTCGCAACAGCCCGGtggtctcttttcttctAGTACCTCGATGATACCGAACGGTGACTCGCCAGCACAGCTGCACAAAAACCACTCACCAAGCACTGTCGAAGCCATCAAAAGGACAAAACTCGGCCCTGAGCCATTCCGGCGCGACCCAGCGATACAGGCGTCCTAA
- the TUB1_1 gene encoding alpha-tubulin (COG:Z; EggNog:ENOG503P005): MRGEVLHLHLGQAGAQLGNSAWELYLLEHGLGPDGRPDPNATIAEGGSFDTFFTETSNGKYVPRSLFVDLDPSPIDEIRTGNYRQLFHPETLISGKEDAANNYARGHYTIGKEMIDPVIDRIRRVVDNCSSLQGFLIFHSFGGGTGSGFGALLLERLSTDYAKKCKLEFTVYPAPRVSTAVVEPYNAVLSTHSTIENSDCTFLVDNEAVYDICRRNLDIPRPSYEHLNRLIAQVVSSITSSLRFDGALNVDLNEFQTNLVPYPRIHYPLISYAPVISAAKSAHESFKVSDLTFQCFEPNNQMVVCDPRKGKYMAVALLYRGDVVHRDCSAAVAQLKAKSSFNLVEWCPTGFKIGINYQKPVAVPTASPSDGGLASVDRSVSMLSNTTAIAEAWSRLDYKFDLMYSKRAFVHWYVGEGMEEGEFSEAREDLAALEKDYEEVAQDSVNDEELEAEY, from the exons ATGAGAGGCGAG GttctccatcttcatctGGGCCAGGCTGGTGCCCAGCTGGGTAACAGTGCTTGGGAGCT GTACCTCCTTGAGCACGGCCTCGGACCTGATGGCCGCCCTGATCCCAATGCCACCATTGCTGAGGGCGGTTCCTTCGACACCTTCTTCACCGAGACCAGCAACGGCAAATACGTCCCCAGGTCTCTCTTCGTCGATCTCGACCCTTCCCCCATTGATGAGATCCGTACCGGCAACTACAGACAGCTCTTCCACCCCGAGACTTTGATCAGCGGCAAGGAAGATGCGGCCAACAACTATGCTCGTGGTCACTACACCATTGGCAAGGAGATGATCGACCCTGTCATCGATCGTATCCGCCGTGTTGTTG ACAACTGCAGCTCTCTCCAAGGTTTCTTGATCTTCCACTCATTCGGTGGTGGTACCGGCTCTGGCTTCGGTGCTCTCCTCTTGGAGCGCCTCTCGACCGACTATGCCAAGAAGTGCAAGCTCGAGTTCACCGTTTACCCGGCCCCCCGTGTTTCGACTGCTGTCGTCGAACCCTACAACGCTGTTCTTAGCACCCACAGCACCATCGAGAACTCTGACTGCACCTTCTTGGTTGATAACGAGGCTGTGTATGACATCTGCCGCCGAAATCTGGACATTCCCCGGCCGAGTTACGAGCATCTGAACCGCCTGATCGCTCAGGTTGTCTCTTCCATCACCTCTTCCCTCCGCTTCGACGGTGCCCTCAACGTCGATTTGAACGAGTTCCAAACCAACTTGGTTCCCTACCCTCGTATTCACTACCCTCTTATCAGCTATGCTCCTGTCATTAGTGCTGCCAAGAGTGCTCATGAGAGCTTCAAGGTTTCTGACCTGACCTTCCAGT GCTTCGAGCCCAACAACCAGATGGTCGTCTGCGATCCCCGCAAGGGCAAGTACATGGCCGTCGCCCTCCTCTACCGCGGTGACGTTGTCCATCGCGACTGCTCCGCTGCCGTTGCCCAGCTCAAGGCCAAGTCCTCCTTCAACCTGGTCGAGTGGTGCCCCACCGGTTTCAAGATCGGCATCAACTACCAGAAGCCCGTCGCCGTCCCCACGGCCTCTCCCTCGGACGGTGGTCTCGCTTCCGTCGACCGCTCCGTCTCCATGTTGTCCAACACCACAGCCATCGCTGAGGCTTGGTCCCGCCTGGACTACAAATTCGACTTGATGTACAGCAAGCGTGCCTTTGTGCACTGGTACGTTGGTGAGGGCATGGAGGAAGGCGAGTTCAGCGAGGCCCGTGAGGACTTGGCTGCGCTGGAGAAGGACTACGAGGAGGTTGCTCAGGACTCGGTTAATgacgaggagctcgaggctgAGTACTAA